A region of Propionispora hippei DSM 15287 DNA encodes the following proteins:
- a CDS encoding glucosaminidase domain-containing protein produces MVKKLVFILLAMLLTVPMAEAAGGTFNYELPSLSVRLRTMPLALSIMGPPMATEEQCVQYLLRRNPLPLLTVSPRQLVAYYYEEATREGIRPDVAFAQALHETGNFRYGGDVVPLQNNYCGLGTTGGGVKGAWFETAQIGVRAQIQHLVAYTATRRPVTDIVDPRYELVRRSANFAQAVSWTDLNGRWAVPGTTYGQKIMTIHQRILEGE; encoded by the coding sequence ATGGTAAAGAAACTGGTGTTTATCCTGCTGGCTATGTTGCTGACAGTGCCGATGGCCGAAGCGGCCGGCGGCACGTTTAACTATGAATTGCCGTCACTGTCAGTCAGACTGCGGACAATGCCGCTGGCTCTGTCCATTATGGGGCCGCCTATGGCGACGGAGGAACAGTGTGTGCAATATCTGTTGCGGCGTAATCCGCTGCCCTTGCTGACGGTGTCGCCACGGCAACTGGTGGCCTATTACTATGAAGAAGCGACACGCGAAGGAATCCGGCCGGACGTGGCCTTTGCCCAGGCCTTGCATGAAACCGGCAATTTCCGTTATGGCGGCGATGTGGTGCCGCTCCAGAATAACTATTGCGGCTTGGGGACGACAGGCGGCGGAGTCAAGGGAGCCTGGTTTGAAACAGCGCAAATCGGCGTGCGGGCGCAAATCCAGCATTTAGTTGCCTATACGGCAACTCGCCGGCCGGTTACCGACATTGTGGACCCCCGCTATGAGCTGGTGCGCCGTTCGGCCAATTTTGCCCAGGCGGTAAGCTGGACCGATTTAAATGGTCGCTGGGCCGTACCCGGAACGACTTACGGGCAAAAAATCATGACCATTCATCAGCGTATTCTGGAAGGCGAGTGA